AGTGGTTGACCTCAATGCTGGAACATACCGGGAATTCAATAACTATGCACCCAACAAGCTGGTGTTTAATCAGCTTATGGAAAAAGCTCAGCACATCCTTTCGGCAACGCGAGGCGAGTGTGCACCTAAAACGGAACCAGGCATTCTCTGCGGTTATTGCACGTTTCGCCAGGATTGCCCTTCGCATGTGGCTGATATGGAACTTCCTCCGGAAATCCATCAAGCCAGCAAAGCATACCTGGAATTGAACGAGCAGAAAAAAGCTCTCGACACTCGTCTGGAAGTTCTGAAAAACGACATCCTCACTTTTGTGAATGGTGCGTATAAAGGGGCTTCGGACGGTATCCTTGTTAATGTCACATCAGTGTCAGACTCGGTAATCGTCGACGGCAAGAAGCTGAAGAACTCGTATCCGGATATCTATGATCAAGTCACGAAACCGAAATCTGGCTTTCTGAAGCTTGAAATCAAACCATTCATGCCGCTCGCAGCACAGGCGGCCTGATCCAACCCCACAAGGGGGCGTTACGCTCCCCATGGGAAATCTCCATTCTTGGAGGCGTGCGCCCCCATTGAAAGGAGATTCCTGATGAAAATCTATCGTACCGGCACGTTGCCCCCTGACCTTAAATCCTTCTCCTGTGAGAAAAGGCATGAAGACCTGAAAGAGGTCCTGCATGCCATTGTCTCACTGTTGCTCATCGCGGCGATGTTTTTCATGTTCATGATTGCCGCAGCAGCACCTGAACCCCAGGTTTATCCTGTGGGGTGGGAGGAGGTGCGAGGATGACGGAGCCAACCATTGCCATCTATACGGAAGAGGAGACTGGCCCGTCTGATGCTGCTGTGAATGAGGTCAACCTCTCGTTGCACGGAGCCAACCGGGTTCTGGAACGTGACATCCCTCTGGAAGCTCTCGAAGGTGTTCGTCATCTTCTGCCTCTCCTCAACACGAAACCACTCAAATTCAGGTACAAGGGGGTTTTCGTCGTGGCCCGCCTGGTAAATGGTTCACCAAGAATCATCACCGCCTGGCGCCTACTTCCCCCCTCGTAGATGTCTTAGTAGGACAGCGAAATTAACCATCACCCTTGGCGGGATGCATGACATCTCCGCAAAGGAGAGGTATCCCGTCGTCAATACAAGGAGGCATCCATGAGTCCTAAAATTCCACGACCCAAGGCTGTTCCCGGCTTCACCATCGAACGCCGGTCTGCCTGCGGGAAAATTTACACTACTGTCACCCTGTCCCCGACAACAGCTGCAC
Above is a window of Trichlorobacter lovleyi SZ DNA encoding:
- a CDS encoding PD-(D/E)XK nuclease family protein, coding for MSKLAAFLGRAIPTHQKKQSSHLGDRTVYVGASDIAGCPRKAALGKQCPSSHDISTLLRFSRGHAAQAMYAEFFKTGGALFEEEVEVRHTDIPEIRCHIDFLFYANRQTKRLHIVEMKSTDGIPDEPYASWVDQLHVQMGLLQLTLDPEVQIGGSILVVDLNAGTYREFNNYAPNKLVFNQLMEKAQHILSATRGECAPKTEPGILCGYCTFRQDCPSHVADMELPPEIHQASKAYLELNEQKKALDTRLEVLKNDILTFVNGAYKGASDGILVNVTSVSDSVIVDGKKLKNSYPDIYDQVTKPKSGFLKLEIKPFMPLAAQAA